The nucleotide window TCAGTGATGTTCTATACTAAATCAACATCTTCAGTTTTTGGAAAATGCATTTCTATGTAATTTGTGAATAACTCCAAATTATTTTGACCCTGAGAGTTGACATTTACTGTGCATCTCATATTTTGTCCTTACACCTTTGTCACCACTAGGTGTGTGTCCAGCACCAATGCGATGATGAAGCACTATAGTGTGACAATCTGGAATGTATCAAGCTTTTTCTTCGactaattctgaaaaaaaaaaaaaactacatccCTAAAATCTATAGCAGCTGCTTTAAGCAATATTGCTGTGCCCTGTTATACTGTTGTAAGGTATAAATTTGTCATTTCTTTTGTGCTTTAGAATTAAGATAAAATACCTAATTGCCCAACTCATAAACAGCACATACAAAGAGACTAGACCAGATATAAAGTTCTAAGATGGGAGGGTTTGTAAAGTCTGTTTGAGCTTAATGAAAAGCTTTCATGAATTGTATCTAAGGGAGAGCTCTGTTGGTGCTAAGTTTGATTGGTTCACAGTGGAAAGGTCAAAAGGAAACTGAGAATCTTCAACCacaattggaaacaacctagatatcttccaactgatgaatggataataaaaatatggtacatgTACACAGTGGAGTTCTACTCAGCTGGAAAGAACAGTGCGATCCTGAAGTTTGTGGGTAAAGTAATAAAACTGGAAATTTGATTTGCAATTCAGATATGTGTTCTCTCTGTGTAGATCTTATCTCAGAGGCTTTTAATTTGAGTATTTATCCTGATAATTATGGAAGCCACCGGTAGAACAGGACTATGGGGGAATAGGGAGAGCAGAAGAATCTGAGAGCAGGACAGTGGGACACAGGTGCtatgaagagaaaacaggaaaaactAGGAGGAAAATTATGACTATGGAAAGGAGATGGAGGTTAATACAGAGGGACAGGGAGAATGGAGAGATTAGGTAACTCTTGGAGTATTTGATTTTGCCATGGGGAAAGTTTAAATGGAACTACATTACAGGGGGCCCTAATGATTCCATCAAGAGCCACAGACTATCTAAGAAACACCCAGGCCCAGGCTTGGTAAATCTCACTTTGAATTTTTTGTGGGAAGTATGTCAAAGAGATTCACCAGACAATATACactattgccattgcccttggttgcctcccagaaatTGAAGGTAAGACATCATTGCTAAAATCAACACACATTTTAGATACAAGGAAGACAGCTGAAAGTGAATTGGAAGCCTCCCCCATAAGAACAAATGAACAGTATCTGAAGGTTCTATGCAAGTTACCaagggagaaaaataatcaataatcCAACCCAACTTTAAAAGCTACAAAAAATGACCAGCCTGGTAAAATGCCCACAATGGTAAGATAGTGTCAGTGCTATTTTGGGGAGTAACCAACATTTGTCTAAGTGAACATAAGGGCCACTCAGGAGGGAACTCCAGCCTGATATGGTAAACTTAGCTAACAACATGTGGCTGGAGATGTCATAGGatctagaggagaacctactactgaaACTTTCCTACagcagtataatttctaactgtattcttaATTCCTACTTGTATAGTCATAAATAAGTTTAGCTCTTACTCCTCAGCAATGAAGAATCTTTCTTGAGCAGATGGAGGCTACTACAGATCCACAACCATTCTTCTGCAAGTCCAAGACTACCTACTGATAGGTTagccaatcccaagtggtcaacTATAAGCTCATGTATACAAGAGCAAGAATAAATggactcaggagagagagagagagagagagagagagagagagagagagagagagagagagagagagggagggagggagggagggagggagggagagaggcaattataatcatagaaaaaatttaaacttgAGGGTAATATTATAGGAAcacaggaaaaggaggaggggaaaagTTAAGAGTAGATAATGTAAATACattactcatgtatgaaattctcaaaacataaATTTGAAGTTAAAACGATAGCCAGTGGGCTGTCTCCCATTCACTGTGAGTGAGACTACACAAGGACATAAATATTGCATTATTTTTCTGGAATGtttatttctcagttttcagAGTACCATCCTTGATAACAAGTTTCATTTGTGTTAGATCATCCTCAAATTTGTTTACAATACATTGTAGTATAATTAATTTGCTGAATGCCCTATCAGCTCTTGTCTCTATACTGTAAACAACTATTTACATCTATCATCTAGCTTTCTTTGATAGTACCCACCATTTGCCACAATAAATAGCCCAACTGCTGGAGCCCACAAAAATAGGCAGCAGATGACAACTGATATTCATAAAACCAACCCACCAGATTAATAATTCTCTGGTGGAGGAACCTCATCAAGCAAGGCTTATGTGACCACTTCCTATGAATGAAtgattgcttctgtctgtaattttcttgtATGTGACCATAATTCTCCCTTAAGATAGCCACAGGACTCTTTCTGCAACTATTGGATAATCCACATTTATTGGGCACTGTTATTCCTGTGAATTGTTAGAGGGATGACTTCCTCCTATACTTTGTAATTTTGGTGAATAAAATAAGCCTTCATAGTTAAGCCTATGTTCCACAAAACAGTGAGAAATTTAGCAGTCTGTTTTCTATCATTAGCTAGTTGACAAGGCAATTACATACAATTAGCTGATTTAAAacctcagagcaaattcaaacTAGATTGAGTGTCTCTGTGAATGGACCATACATTAAACTATCACAGATAATGCACAAGGACAGGATTACAGGTGTCTGGTTTATTGAACCAAGGGTTTTAGACACAAAGCAACATAAATTGCTATGCCACTTTCTCTTGCCAAGTCTGGCTGATATCATGGACAAGTGTTAACTCCCTATCTAAATTCTTTAGCAATTAACACTCTGcacaaacttctttttttttcttttattttacaataccattcatgtccacataacagccacagattcccccgttctcccccctcctgctccctccccttcccccccagcccacccccccactcccaccacctccagatcaaagCCACCCCCGAGGACAGAGaccgacctgatagactcagtccaggcaggtccagtcccccctcccagattgagccaagcgtccctgtataagtcccaggattcaaacagccacaGCCATCCCATGCatcgagcccaggacctggtaccactgcctagatgcctcccaaacagatcaagccaatcaactgtctcacctattcagagggcctgatccagttgggggccccccagcccctggttcatagttcatgtgtttccattcatttggctacttgtccctgtCTGCACAAACTTCTAACCTCAATGCATGGTACAAGATTCAATGCTCAGCTAACTAACTGTTTGTGTCTAAATACTGAAATCTATGTGATTACAGGAAAGGCAATTAACCAACTCTGGAGAGAAACAGCTTTACATCCAGATAAACTGTGGGAAAGGTTCTACAaatagccagggctgcagaagATGGTCTGGCCTCACATCCTTGAAAAAAGACTTACAAGTTTCCCTCCTTGTGATCTGAGGTTGTATGTAGAATAGAGAATATATTTTTAGGCTCGGGACACTTTTAAATGTCAGTCCTTACAGGAAGTGCAGAAGTGCCCATCACCATACATCCCCACTCCTTGTTTTAACAGCTTGTTTTCCATGGGTTGCCATGGATACTCACAAACTGCAGGGAAGGGACTCCAAGCCACAAGGCTTCACTTCCTTGGTGCAGAGAAAATAACACCTTTACATTTTGTTAATCACAAAATGTGATCCTATAATGTTAGTCTTAAGAAATGTAGATTAGTAGACAAATTTTTACTTCTTGtttaatttctctattttttttcctttgtaacccTTTATATGCTGTCTCCTTAGGAGATAGTGTTACAGCCAAACCCCCTTTCACAGCCACAGCTGCAGCTGCCCACTAATTAGAAAGCTGACatgtttattttgcatgtgtCCCTTATCATTTACTCAAGGAATTCAATGTAATCCTCAGATGTAGCTTTGGTAACCTTTTTTATCGCCTAAAATTTTGTTATTGAATGTGTATACAAGCTGTGTAGTACAAAGCAGCTGAAGAATTGGAGctggaaagaataaaatgagTAACCCTCAGCATGTGGTGTGTGAGTTTTCATTCCCTCAGATAGGTATGGATTATTTCTAAGTCCCACAACTCTGAAGGCATTCTCTTTACCACCCTAGAGCAGTTCTGAGAGCTGGTCTCTCAGGCTGCAATACCCAACCACAAGTCAAGCCAAGATTACATGTGAATGATTAagcttttctctgtgaagcaatATGATATCTGAACATTTTTGTTAAAAGAATTCtgacataattatatttgtaaattttaaaagaattacctTCTTACGTAGATGAGTATTTACCTTCATGCATGTATAAGTACCATGTGCATGTTTGATGCTGACAGGAGTCAGGACAAGATCACAAGTCTGTGATCTCctagaaactggagttacatgatATTGTGAGCTGTAAATGAATGTggagatctgaacccaggtcctctgcaaaagcaacaagtgctctcaacaaAGTGTATTTGTGTAATTTTAGTGATAGTAAAAGACATATGGAGCTAGGCAGTGGGggcacactcctttagtcccagcactcaggaggctgagacaggcagatctctgagttcaagatcagcctgctctacagatgGAGTTTcaagacaaccaaggctacacagagaaacactggctcaaaaacacagagagagatagagacagagagacattttCGTAATATAGATTTTGAGTAGGTCTCTAATTGAAATATGTTATAGCACATATGGGAAGAAAGGTTAGAAAAAATTGCAGTGTTCACAAAAGAATTCAATATTGTTGAAATTGCCCGCATGtacaaataatttttcatttggtttttaaaaataggatttctctatgtagccctgactgtcccagaacattactctgtagaccaggctgacctcagtttcagagatctgcctgcctcaggctcccaagtcatgggattaaagtcatgtgaaAACATGTATGgctacaaataatttttaaaagactatgaATTTAgttatgtgaaatatttttcaaGAGCTTTTGCTACAGAGAAAATAATGGTATTTATTTTAGAATGAGCTACACACATTGACATTTTTCCTAATAATGCACATAGTCAACAGGGTTAAGttataaaatatatcatatatctaCATCTTTAAAAGATATCATATAGCTATGTATTTATAGGAAACATTCAGTATTGTTGGGACCACTGACATGGCAAGAGATAAGCTGCATCTAAATAGTAGAACAAGGCATAACTGTTAGCTTTCtaacaatttaaatttaattccTATGAtgcaaatatttctcaaaaataaatatactggAATAATACATTGTTTAAACGAATGAATTATATGTCTACAAAATAACACTCATACAAACTGCAATTTTGCAGTGTATTATTAtcaattaatttatatataatttgtacCTGCAATCATTATCTACATAAGGTTGAGAATTCATTGGCACAACTTTACAGTTCAAAAATTTTGGTTCCAAAGAGTCTCTTGAATTCCACCTGCAGACTCTAAAATTGATAACAGCAATAATGTAATTGCTCAGAAGCTCTATGAAAGTGCTTTTTACTACAATAAATATTATAAGTAATTGAGTACATATTCACTATCATTGATTAGAAATATCATTCTGAGCAGggtggaggtggcacacgcctttaattccagcacttgggtggcagagccaggcagatcattgtgagttagagggcagcctggtctacagagcaagaccaaATATTGTTGCTGAACACTTTAACTTATGGCTACCCCATTTTTCTTCCTACACCCATcaatactatttttatattcaattcaacttttctttttttcctgttattcAATAGTACATTTCTTCTAGGGTATGCATTCCATCAagagagagggtttttttttttatcaatctaCCAATGCTGTTTAGTGTGGTAAAGGATCAAAAAACATATTAACTTCCAGGTCTAGAGGACTAAATTATTCATTCCTACAAATTGCTAATTATGTTTGTTAGCAATTGTTAGAGTTATACCTCAGCCAATGTGTCTCAGGATGTCTTAGTAAGACCAAATTCACATCAGAAAATTtggaaaggacaaagaaaaaagacaaattgaATAGCTAAAAGCTCAGATAAACAACAGGATATTATTTCTAGGCAAGACATTCATGAATTGTGCTGTCACAACTTCACTGACACATATGAAAGAAACTAACAGAGCACCAGACACAAAATTCAAAGCTGGATGTGCCCAGCAGAGCTTACTGAGCCACCAGTGAAATAGCAGAGTCCTAATAAGTATTTAGGAACCgttttcttttctattgaaaTTGTCAtcttatttttcatatatgtgaGGGGTAAATATCTGAAAATCAGCACAACTATTATTTCCTTACTACTCTTCTAAATGCACCTATAACCTCTTTGTTCCTCAGACTGTAAACAAATGGATTGAGCAGGGGAATTATTActgtataaaataaagaaagcatcttctctTTGTCTCCAACTGGTCCAGACCCAGGGCAAACATAGATGAGAAAAATAGTCCCGTAGAAcaaggagacagagagcaggTGCGCActgcaggtggagaaggcttttctctttcccttctcagaCTTCTTGTTCAGGATGGCAAAGAGGACACGGACATAGGAGACCATGATGGTTAGAAAGGTGAAGGCTTGTATAGAAAGTGAGAAGACTGAAAGCACAACAATGTTAACTGAAGGATCAATGCAAGAAATGTTGAAGAGCTGTAAAATTTCACAATAGTAATATTGTATAATGTTGGATCTGCAGAAAGTCAATCTAAGTAACAAACCCACATGAACTGCCAAGTGCAGAGTACCAAGTAAGTATGTCACAGCTATAAACTGAGTACAGAGTCTATTGGACATCACCACTGGATAAAGCAGGGGGTTGCatatggccacatagcggtcataggccatcacagACAGGAGGAAACATTCTGTGGTTGCACTGGAgcccataaaataaaactgagcaAAGCACTCGACCAGGGATATTTCATGACTTTTAGATAAAAAATTGACAAGCATCTTGGGGGTCACAGAGGATGAAGTGCATGAGTCAGCAAAGGCTAAGCTGCTGAGGAATAAGTACATGGGGGTGTGAAGGTGAGGGTCCTTCCAGATGAGAGCAATCAGTCCAAGGTTGCCCACCATGGTGATGAGGTAGATGATGAGGAACAGTAGGAACAGGGCAGCGTTTAGTGTGGGCTGATCTGTGAGTCCCGTGAGGATAAACTCAGTCACCAGAGTATGGTTTTCTTCTGTCATGTCTGACCCGAATAATCACTAAAATGAAAGAATCAGTAAATAtagagtttatatatatatacatatatatatatgtatatatatatacatatatatatattgctatcCTTGTTACTAGTATATTCCAAATGAATGTTTTTTATACTAGGACTGAAAAAAGCTGGTCATTGTCTACTTTAATATGCATTGAAAATTCTGCATAATACAAATTTCAACAAACTACACCTAAAGTAATATGTGAATTTAGTGGAAAtccttttaggttttttttttttttttttgaggggaggggtttctctgtgtaactgccttggatgtccttgaactcactctatagaccagaatggccttgaactcacagggatatacttgcctctgcctctcaggtgctgggattgattaaaggcatgatccaTCACCACCCAGCAGTGGAAATCCATCTAAATCTTATAAATACAGTATGTGTTTTCCATATTTAGAACTGTATAACTTGTTAAACTCACATGACTAAAACAGATTGCTATATCAAAAGTATAAACAGTAAGATCAGTTGAGTGTATCTTAATTGATATGAAACTGTAGTTCAAAGATTTAATAATCAAGATATTCAGACATTGCATAATAGAGAAGTGGGTAAGGAATTAGAAAAGATTTCAGATTCTAACATAAAGGGGATAAAACATAAGTAAATATGTGTTTTCATACAGTAGGAAAGGGTAACTGATGTGGTAGATTACTCTGTCCCTGTCAGCCATACATCTGGAAACACAGAATGAAATTTCTACTATAtactatgcatatacacacataaaatgaacacataaaca belongs to Peromyscus maniculatus bairdii isolate BWxNUB_F1_BW_parent chromosome 12, HU_Pman_BW_mat_3.1, whole genome shotgun sequence and includes:
- the LOC102911598 gene encoding olfactory receptor 5AC1-like, producing MTEENHTLVTEFILTGLTDQPTLNAALFLLFLIIYLITMVGNLGLIALIWKDPHLHTPMYLFLSSLAFADSCTSSSVTPKMLVNFLSKSHEISLVECFAQFYFMGSSATTECFLLSVMAYDRYVAICNPLLYPVVMSNRLCTQFIAVTYLLGTLHLAVHVGLLLRLTFCRSNIIQYYYCEILQLFNISCIDPSVNIVVLSVFSLSIQAFTFLTIMVSYVRVLFAILNKKSEKGKRKAFSTCSAHLLSVSLFYGTIFLIYVCPGSGPVGDKEKMLSLFYTVIIPLLNPFVYSLRNKEVIGAFRRVVRK